The following are encoded in a window of Fulvia fulva chromosome 7, complete sequence genomic DNA:
- a CDS encoding Cytochrome b-c1 complex subunit 10, mitochondrial: MQRTAILRMQRTLARSMPIDTEPGASALQPWRKPINYKSYKSPHGPQYKVPFNVYGIDAKTLIGWSKIGAGFGIVAGTAALFFLDGVPRVKKDILQKLPLIGSYFIDYVPPEDNPF; the protein is encoded by the exons ATGCAACGCACCGCCATCCTCAGAATGCAACGCACCTTGGCGAGAAGT ATGCCGATCGACACAGAGCCTGGAGCGTCGGCGTTGCAGCCGTGGCGCAAGCCAATCAACTACAAGTCCTACAAGAGCCCACACGGCCCACA GTACAAGGTGCCGTTCAATGTATACGGCATCGACGCCAAGACTCTGATCGGCTG GTCCAAGATCGGAGCTGGTTTCGGGATTGTGGCAGGTACCGCCGCGCTCTTCTTTCTCGATGGCGTGCCGCGTGTCAAGAAG GACATCCTACAGAAGCTTCCGTTGATTGGCAGCTACTTTATCGACTACGTACCACCGGAGGACAACCCCTTTTAA
- a CDS encoding MFS-type transporter dbaD, whose translation MSHASTNSDLDHDINEKGTSRSKAGEDGVHLTEGQEELREAPEPTFIATDDADVTADGALGAVLEKVASSKPSVNNIKSVPNGGLTAWLQVVGSFFLFMNTWGVVNTFGTYQTYYEAGILASSSPSDISWIGSLQATLLMVVGSLTGPVYDAGYVRSLVSVGTFLVVFGQMMLSLSTTYYQVFLSQAVCIGIGTGCLFIPCVAILSTYFSTRIATAVGLAAAGSSIGGVIYPVVFYRLQPTIGFPWATRVIGFLMLATLAVSNAVLKVRVLPAGRRKFFDLSAWKEGPFTFFVLATFIGFLGLYTPFFYLQSYAIQTGIADPDLAFYLLAILNAASTFGRVIPNLIADRIGPFNVIIPCTLATGILCICLAPTRSVAPVIVIAVLYGFFSGTFVSLPATIYVHITENRGLIGTRMGMGFSCTAIGILVGTPISGAILDASSYTYVWIWGGIMTIVAAGILVIARVCKGGWKIMKVV comes from the coding sequence ATGTCTCACGCGTCAACGAACTCTGACTTGGACCACGACATCAACGAGAAGGGCACCAGCAGAAGCAAAGCTGGCGAAGATGGCGTTCATCTCACGGAAGGCCAGGAGGAGCTTCGTGAGGCGCCGGAGCCCACGTTCATCGCTACCGACGATGCCGACGTGACGGCCGATGGCGCCCTCGGCGCTGTTCTGGAGAAGGTCGCCTCCTCCAAACCTTCAGTCAACAACATCAAGAGTGTCCCTAATGGCGGCCTGACAGCATGGCTGCAAGTCGTGGGCAGCTTCTTCCTGTTCATGAACACATGGGGCGTTGTCAACACCTTTGGCACATACCAAACCTACTACGAAGCCGGCATCCTTGCGTCTTCGAGTCCTTCGGATATCTCATGGATCGGGTCACTGCAGGCCACACTCCTTATGGTCGTGGGCTCCCTAACAGGACCGGTCTATGACGCTGGCTACGTTCGCTCCTTGGTCAGTGTTGGGACGTTTCTGGTCGTGTTTGGGCAGATGATGCTCTCCCTTTCAACAACATACTACCAAGTCTTCCTGTCGCAGGCTGTGTGCATCGGCATCGGGACTGGGTGCTTGTTCATCCCCTGTGTTGCGATCTTGTCGACGTACTTCAGCACACGCATCGCCACCGCAGTCGGTCTGGCTGCGGCGGGAAGTAGCATTGGCGGCGTCATATATCCTGTGGTCTTCTACCGACTTCAGCCCACCATCGGATTCCCTTGGGCGACGCGGGTCATTGGCTTCCTCATGCTGGCAACTTTGGCTGTGTCCAATGCAGTGCTCAAGGTTCGGGTCCTGCCAGCTGGAAGGAGGAAGTTCTTTGATCTTTCTGCTTGGAAAGAAGGTCCATTCACATTCTTTGTGCTGGCTACGTTTATCGGCTTTCTCGGACTGTACACACCCTTCTTCTACCTCCAGAGCTATGCTATCCAGACTGGAATAGCAGACCCGGACTTGGCTTTTTACCTTCTTGCGATTCTTAATGCGGCCAGCACGTTCGGACGAGTGATCCCAAATCTCATTGCTGATCGGATTGGGCCCTTCAATGTTATTATACCATGCACCTTGGCTACTGGCATATTGTGCATATGCTTGGCACCAACACGCTCCGTCGCGCCTGTCATAGTCATCGCGGTCCTGTATGGGTTCTTCTCCGGCACCTTCGTGAGCTTGCCAGCAACAATATACGTACACATAACGGAGAATCGTGGCTTGATAGGGACGAGGATGGGTATGGGTTTCTCATGCACGGCTATTGGTATTCTCGTTGGCACACCAATCAGCGGAGCCATTCTTGATGCCAGCAGTTACACGTATGTTTGGATTTGGGGAGGCATCATGACCATTGTTGCCGCCGGGATTCTGGTGATAGCGAGAGTGTGTAAAGGCGGTTGGAAGATTATGAAAGTTGTGTAG
- a CDS encoding D-xylonate dehydratase — translation MACESKSDAEACNGCSQPDSCTNGNIVDIEDYKTELNTLRERTKELEAKLAKHTINSGKSLRSTKWFNRTDDKAMTALYVDRYLNYGLTKEELMSNKPIIGIANSGSDLTPCNQYHTTLAHRVREGIRSAGAIAIEFPTHPIQESSRRPTATLDRNLSYLTLVELLYAYPFDGVVLMTGCDKTTPACLMAAATMNIPAICLNVRAHAQRGTVLWKAREEHAAGRIDDEELTNLVTAGTPSVGHCNTMGTASTMNALAEALGMALPGSAAIPAPYRERAQCAYRTGLQIVEMVHKDLKHSDIMTRAAFENAIVANTAIGGSTNAPIHLSAIAKHIGVPLSLDDWDSLGYHIPLMVNVQPAGSMLCEEYYRAGGLPAVMAELLEQGKLHGNAITCKGKIVAENVLGKQSWDRRTILAYDEPMKKDSGFLHIRGNLFDSAIMKTSVISKEFREEFLENPSDPNAFEGKVAVFDGPEDYNRRIETADIDPRTILVMRGTGPLGYPGAAEVVNMTAPGHLLKKGLKYSLPCIGDGRQSGTSGSPSILNASPEAAENGNLAILRDGDKLRIDLSKRRVDLLSSEEEIENRRKELLDGGGYKAIESHTPYQDFFRRETGPLSEGMVFKRAVQFQKIAQKVEMPRDNH, via the exons ATGGCTTGCGAGAGCAAATCCGACGCCGAAGCCTGCAATGGCTGCTCTCAGCCTGACAGCTGCACCAACGGCAACATCGTCGACATCGAAGACTACAAGACCGAACTCAACACTCTCCGAGAAAGAACAAAAGAACTCGAAGCCAAATTAGCCAAACACACCATCAACTCTGGGAAGTCTCTCCGCTCAACAAAATGGTTCAACCGCACCGACGACAAAGCCATGACAGCCCTCTACGTCGACCGTTACTTGAACTACGGCCTCACAAAAGAAGAACTAATGTCCAACAAGCCCATCATCGGCATCGCCAACTCCGGCTCAGATCTCACGCCTTGTAACCAATACCACACAACCCTCGCCCACCGCGTCCGCGAAGGCATCAGATCCGCCGGCGCCATCGCAATCGAATTTCCAACCCACCCAATCCAGGAATCCTCCCGTCGCCCCACAGCCACTCTGGACCGTAACCTCTCCTACCTAACCCTTGTAGAGCTGTTATACGCCTACCCCTTCGACGGCGTCGTCCTCATGACTGGCTGCGACAAAACAACCCCCGCCTGCCTCATGGCCGCCGCGACCATGAACATCCCAGCAATATGTCTCAACGTCCGGGCCCATGCTCAACG CGGGACAGTCCTCTGGAAAGCACGCGAAGAACACGCCGCTGGCCGCATCGATGATGAGGAATTAACGAACCTCGTCACGGCCGGGACCCCGAGTGTGGGACACTGCAACACTATGGGTACCGCCTCGACCATGAACGCGCTCGCCGAAGCATTGGGTATGGCGCTCCCTGGATCTGCCGCTATTCCCGCCCCGTATAGAGAACGCGCACAATGCGCGTATCGCACGGGTCTGCAGATTGTAGAGATGGTGCATAAGGACTTGAAGCATAGCGATATCATGACCCGCGCTGCCTTCGAAAACGCCATCGTCGCCAACACTGCCATCGGCGGCTCCACCAACGCCCCCATCCACCTCTCCGCGATAGCCAAACACATCGGCGTCCCCCTCTCTCTCGACGATTGGGATTCTCTCGGCTACCATATCCCCTTAATGGTGAATGTCCAGCCCGCCGGCTCCATGCTCTGCGAAGAGTACTACCGCGCCGGCGGCCTGCCCGCTGTAATGGCCGAACTCCTCGAACAGGGGAAATTGCATGGAAATGCGATAACCTGCAAAGGCAAAATAGTCGCGGAGAACGTCCTAGGCAAACAATCCTGGGATCGCAGAACGATTTTGGCGTATGACGAGCCTATGAAGAAGGATTCTGGGTTTCTCCACATTCGTGGTAATCTCTTCGATTCTGCGATTATGAAGACGTCCGTCATATCGAAGGAGTTCAGGGAGGAGTTCCTCGAAAACCCATCGGATCCTAACGCATTCGAGGGCAAAGTCGCAGTTTTCGATGGGCCGGAGGATTACAATCGACGGATCGAGACAGCGGATATAGATCCGCGAACGATTTTGGTCATGAGGGGGACTGGACCGCTGGGGTATCCCGGGGCTGCGGAGGTTGTGAACATGACAGCGCCGGGCCATCTCTTGAAGAAGGGGTTGAAGTATTCGTTACCGTGCATTGGGGATGGGAGGCAGTCGGGTACGTCAGGCTCGCCGAGTATTCTGAATGCGAGTcctgaggcggcggagaatGGGAATTTGGCGATTTTGAGGGATGGGGATAAGTTGAGGATCGATTTGAGTAAGCGGAGGGTGGATCTGTTATCATCAGAAGAGGAGATCGAGAATCGGCGCAAGGAGCTGTTAGACGGTGGAGGCTATAAGGCGATTGAGAGCCATACACCGTATCAGGATTTCTTCAGGAGGGAGACTGGGCCTCTGAGTGAGGGGATGGTGTTCAAGAGGGCGGTGCAGTTCCAGAAGATAGCGCAGAAGGTGGAGATGCCGAGGGATAATCATTGA
- a CDS encoding Putative amidase: MGNHSTEHKEPWQAIAVRKRAEREAKIPSEWQFPPSLFPGPDVLDVSSFPRDSGLLSQHELELTDATASKIVVNIATGVWTSEKVTRAVCKRAVIAQRLVNCLTEICFDDAIERARALDDRLRIDGTTVGPLHGLPISLKDQFNVPGLDTTLGYIAKAGHPLKSESTLVDILEQAGAIIYVKTSVPTTLMMGETINNVFGRTLNPYNLNLTPGGSSGGESALIALGGSPLGVGTDIGGSIRHPCHCTGLYGLRPSHGRVSYQNVATTFVGQEAIRSVAGPMCRSPEDVRLFMKAVIEAKPWTQDPGCLPIPWRTEEEILPEKLCFGIAMSDGRVAPTPPLRRALEMTRRKLEETGHLVIDFTPVESIESHEIIKHMFSADGGEEFQRDTEASGEPLPIGVEKWLGKTANAPRATAFETWQNQRRRDLLASTWHARWNATQASTGTARPIDGLIMPTVVFPAAEHDAAYPSHYGTLSPVLDLTTGSFPVTQVDLERDVVPTDWEPMSEEDRKVMETYKRPEKFMNSPIGLSIIGRRLEEEKVSAMLKVIGDVLACDE; the protein is encoded by the exons ATGGGTAACCACTCCACCGAGCACAAAGAGCCGTGGCAGGCGATCGCAGTCAGGAAACGCGCCGAACGTGAGGCGAAGATACCGTCGGAATGGCAGTTTCCACCTTCGCTCTTTCCCGGACCGGATGTTCTCGATGTTTCTTCATTCCCTCGCGATTCCGGACTACTTTCCCAACATGAGTTGGAGCTGACCGATGCGACCGCATCCAAGATCGTCGTGAACATCGCGACGGGAGTCTGGACGTCCGAGAAAGTCACCAGAGCCGTCTGCAAGCGAGCTGTAATCGCCCAGAGACTGGTGAACTGCCTCACCGAGATCTGTTTCGATGATGCTATCGAAAGAGCGAGAGCGCTCGATGACCGCCTTCGAATCGACGGCACGACCGTCGGTCCTCTACACGGCCTCCCGATCAGCCTGAAAGACCAATTCAACGTCCCAGGCCTAGACACAACTCTTGGCTACATCGCCAAAGCTGGCCATCCACTCAAGTCCGAATCCACACTCGTGGACATCCTGGAGCAAGCAGGCGCCATCATCTACGTCAAAACTTCTGTTCCCACCACGCTGATGATGGGTGAAACAATCAACAACGTCTTCGGCCGCACTCTCAATCCCTATAACCTCAACCTCACACCTGGCGGCTCCTCTGGCGGCGAGTCCGCCCTTATCGCTCTCGGCGGGAGTCCCTTGGGAGTTGGAACGGATATAGGAGGATCTATCAGGCACCCATGTCACTGCACTGGTCTGTATGGACTGAGACCTTCCCACGGAAGAGTTTCTTATCAGAACGTTGCCACGACGTTTGTCGGACAGGAAGCGATAAGGTCTGTGGCGGGTCCGATGTGCAGGAGCCCAGAGGACGTGAGGCTCTTTATGAAAGCCGTGATTGAAGCGAAGCCATGGACGCAGGATCCGGGCTGTCTCCCCATTCCGTGGAGAACCGAAGAAGAGATCCTACCGGAGAAGCTATGTTTTGGAATCGCCATGAGTGACGGCCGCGTTGCGCCAACTCCACCGCTGCGGAGGGCGTTGGAGATGACGAGGAGGAAGCTCGAGGAAACGGGTCATCTTGTAATCGATTTCACTCCAGTCGAATCGATTGAGAGCCACGAGATCATCAAGCACATGTTCTCCGCCGATGGTGGCGAGGAGTTTCAGCGGGACACTGAGGCCTCCGGCGAACCGCTCCCGATAGGGGTCGAGAAGTGGTTAGGTAAGACCGCCAACGCACCACGAGCAACGGCCTTCGAAACATGGCAGAACCAGCGCAGGAGGGATCTGTTAGCGTCGACGTGGCATGCGCGTTGGAACGCTACACAAGCCTCGACAGGAACTGCCCGACCGATCGACGGACTTATCATGCCGACTGTTGTATTTCCGGCTGCGGAGCACGACGCGGCGTATCCGTCTCACTATGGAACGTTGTCACCAGTTCTCGATCTCACGACTGGCTCGTTCCCAGTGACGCAAGTCGATCTAGAGAGGGATGTGGTCCCCACGGACTGGGAGCCGATGAGTGAAGAAGATAGGAAGGTTATGGAGACTT ACAAACGACCCGAGAAGTTCATGAACTCTCCCATCGGACTATCCATCATTGGGCGAAGGCTTGAGGAGGAGAAAGTTTCAGCGATGCTCAAGGTGATTGGAGATGTTTTGGCGTGCGATGAGTAA